In a genomic window of Sporosarcina trichiuri:
- a CDS encoding GNAT family N-acetyltransferase has product MEIRQATRADVPAIVRLLADDELGAQRERYEDPLPAEYLEAFEAMDSQTGNQMIVAVDGQKVVGCLQLTLIPGLARRGMKRAQIEGVRVDRQYRSQRIGEQLFQEAISIARAGRCSLVQLTTDKHRSDAHRFYERLGFEASHEGMKLHL; this is encoded by the coding sequence ATGGAAATCCGACAGGCGACAAGAGCGGATGTGCCGGCCATTGTACGGCTGCTGGCCGATGACGAATTAGGAGCACAGCGTGAGCGATACGAAGATCCGCTGCCCGCCGAATATCTTGAAGCCTTTGAAGCAATGGATTCTCAGACTGGAAATCAAATGATTGTTGCGGTCGACGGCCAAAAGGTTGTCGGGTGCCTCCAACTGACTCTCATTCCTGGGTTGGCCCGGCGGGGGATGAAACGGGCGCAGATCGAAGGGGTCCGGGTGGATCGTCAGTATCGGAGTCAAAGGATCGGTGAACAGCTGTTCCAGGAGGCCATCTCCATAGCGCGAGCGGGACGTTGCAGTCTGGTGCAGCTTACGACAGATAAGCACCGGTCCGATGCCCATCGGTTTTACGAAAGATTGGGATTCGAAGCAAGCCACGAGGGGATGAAGCTGCACTTGTAA
- the argS gene encoding arginine--tRNA ligase gives MDKNRMIAELLAEALDHIVSRSQFEQLLEKPKDPKLGDIAFPCYRLEKEQRKAPHLIAADLAGRLHHDLILNVTAVGPYVNISLDRQIVMDQVLQEILAAKEQYGSHGAMRGNVLIDYSSPNIAKPFSMGHLRSTVIGNALANIAEKNGFTPIRINHLGDWGTQFGKLIVAYRRWGDQAAIAESPIRELLNIYVKFHEAAETDDSLNEEARVAFKSLEDGDPEAYALWEWFREESLKEFEAIYELLGIRFDSYAGEAFYNDKMETVVQELKEKSLLTRSDGAHVVELEDLPPCLITKKDGATLYATRDLAAAIYRQQTYIPEKVLYVVGNEQSLHFKQLFTVLGKMGFGWSKNLTHVPFGMILQDGQKMSTRKGKIVLLADVLDEAIGTAKRNIEEKNPALLQKDKVAVQVGVGAVLFNDLKTYRLHDIDFSIEQMMNFEGETGPYVQYTIARISSLLTKGGDEEGTPSFDGLGESAWPVVKLLGEYPLMIQKAFDQADPSLIAKFSLKLSREFNKYYATTRVLEQSPGRQDRLAFVSCVRIVLKDALKLLGISSPDEM, from the coding sequence ATGGATAAAAACCGAATGATTGCAGAGCTGCTTGCCGAAGCGCTGGATCACATAGTCTCGCGTTCTCAGTTTGAACAGCTGTTGGAAAAACCGAAAGATCCGAAATTGGGGGACATCGCATTCCCTTGCTACCGCCTTGAGAAGGAACAAAGGAAAGCTCCGCATCTGATTGCCGCCGACTTAGCAGGCCGGCTACACCACGATCTGATACTAAATGTTACCGCAGTCGGTCCGTATGTGAACATTTCCTTAGACCGCCAGATCGTGATGGACCAGGTTCTGCAGGAAATACTGGCTGCCAAGGAACAGTACGGCTCGCATGGAGCGATGCGGGGGAACGTGCTCATTGATTATTCATCCCCTAATATTGCGAAGCCCTTTTCCATGGGTCATCTGCGGTCCACGGTAATTGGAAACGCACTGGCGAACATCGCGGAAAAGAACGGGTTTACGCCGATCCGGATCAATCATCTAGGGGATTGGGGCACACAGTTCGGTAAATTGATTGTGGCGTACAGACGCTGGGGAGACCAGGCAGCTATTGCAGAGTCCCCGATCCGGGAATTACTGAACATCTACGTGAAGTTCCACGAAGCTGCCGAAACGGACGACTCGTTGAATGAGGAGGCGCGTGTGGCTTTCAAGTCGCTGGAAGACGGCGATCCGGAGGCTTACGCACTGTGGGAGTGGTTCCGGGAAGAGTCGCTGAAGGAATTCGAAGCGATTTATGAGCTGCTGGGAATCCGATTCGACTCGTATGCAGGGGAAGCGTTCTATAACGACAAGATGGAAACGGTCGTCCAGGAGCTGAAGGAGAAATCGCTGTTGACCCGATCCGACGGCGCGCATGTCGTGGAACTTGAAGACCTGCCGCCCTGTCTGATTACGAAAAAGGACGGGGCCACGCTGTACGCGACCCGCGATCTCGCGGCCGCCATCTATCGTCAACAAACATACATTCCCGAAAAAGTGCTGTATGTAGTGGGTAATGAGCAATCTCTGCACTTCAAACAACTTTTCACGGTGCTTGGTAAAATGGGTTTTGGGTGGTCAAAGAATTTGACGCATGTGCCATTCGGGATGATCCTGCAGGACGGCCAGAAGATGTCCACGCGCAAGGGGAAAATCGTATTGCTGGCAGATGTGCTGGACGAGGCGATTGGAACAGCCAAGCGGAATATCGAAGAAAAAAACCCGGCCCTTCTGCAGAAAGACAAGGTAGCCGTCCAAGTGGGCGTCGGAGCTGTCCTGTTCAACGACTTGAAAACCTACCGCTTACATGATATCGATTTCTCAATAGAGCAAATGATGAACTTCGAGGGGGAAACCGGTCCCTATGTCCAGTATACGATTGCCCGGATCTCTTCGCTGCTGACAAAAGGAGGGGATGAAGAGGGCACGCCAAGTTTCGATGGTTTAGGGGAATCGGCATGGCCTGTTGTTAAGCTGCTTGGCGAGTATCCGCTCATGATCCAGAAAGCCTTCGACCAAGCGGACCCGTCCCTGATTGCGAAGTTCAGTCTGAAGCTGTCACGGGAATTCAATAAGTACTACGCTACAACCAGAGTGCTGGAACAAAGTCCGGGGAGGCAGGACCGGCTGGCGTTCGTTTCGTGTGTGCGAATCGTTCTGAAGGACGCGCTCAAGCTATTGGGCATTTCCTCGCCGGATGAAATGTGA
- a CDS encoding NUDIX domain-containing protein — MAEKHSVLVTSVSIIREGKVFLVQEGKPAAHGKWNFPSGSIEYNEDILTAACREAKEETGLDVKLRSSTGVYNFVSDSGDQGILFHFVGEMVGGSVRL; from the coding sequence ATGGCGGAAAAGCACAGTGTACTGGTCACAAGTGTCTCCATCATTCGAGAAGGCAAGGTGTTCCTTGTCCAGGAAGGAAAGCCGGCTGCACACGGTAAATGGAACTTTCCGAGCGGCAGTATCGAATATAACGAAGACATCCTTACAGCCGCCTGCAGAGAAGCGAAAGAGGAGACTGGCTTGGATGTGAAGCTGCGTAGCAGCACGGGTGTATATAATTTCGTCAGCGATTCAGGCGATCAGGGGATCCTCTTCCACTTTGTGGGGGAGATGGTCGGAGGTTCTGTACGCCTGTAA